CGACATCCAAAGCCTGGGCGGACTCGAGGCGGTGATCGTGTCGGGCATGGGCGAGCCCTTCACGCATCCCGAGATCTACGACATCCTGGCCGATCTCAAGACCCGAGGGCTGCACGTCACGATCATCACCAATCTGCTCGCCGCGGATCCCGAGCGCCTCATCGCGCTTGGCATCGATGCTTTGCTCATAGGGGTGCATGGCGCTTCGGAAGCCTCGTATCTGGCCTTTCATCCGTCCTGGAACCCGCAGCACTGGCAGCGCCTACACGACAGTTTGGCACGCCTTGCGGCCGCGGGTCGGCGCGACAAGCACGTGCACGTGATCTGCGCGCCCAACGCCCACGAGCTGGTTGCCATGATCGAACAGGCCGCTCGCTACGGAGCCGAACGCGTGAACTTCAAGCTGGCGTCCCTGCGCAACGGCACCGAGGCCGTGGCGCTCACCGAGGCGCAGCGGGCGCGTTTGCTCGCCCACGACGTGGACGCCGCGCAAGCGCGCGCGGAGGTGCTGGGCGTGCCCACCAACCTGGAAGTGCTCCGTCGCCAGCTGGCGCTGGGAGATCTCGCCACCGCTCCCTTCGAAGAGACCGGCTGTTTCATCGGCTATCACTACAGCCGCATCACCGTGGACGGGTCCGTGCTCTATTGCTGCAACACGCGGGTGCAGGTGGGCACCCTCGCGCAGGCCCCGTTTTCGGCGTTGTGGAAAGGGGACGCGTGGCAGGCGCTGCGCGCCCAGCTGCGCAGCGGCCAGTACTTTCCCGGCTGCGAACAATGTGGCAAGTGGAACCAGAACGTGAAGCTCTCCGCGCGCTTCCGCGCGGTGTATGGCGAAGACCGTTGGCGCCAGGCGGCCGGGCACGGCCCGGCAGCGGCCCCCGTTCCGCTTCGGCTGAAGGTGCTGCCGTGAAGAGCCTGCCCGTGCTGCCGAGCGCGCCCGAGCCGTCCCTCTCGGGTTTTGCCCCTACGCCGCCCTGGCCTCACGTGCCCACCGTGGAATGGCAGGTGTGCGGGCAGTGCAACTACGATTGCAGCTACTGCATTCAATCGCGCAAACACCGCGTGGGTTACCCAAGCGCCGACGAGCTCGGCCGGGCGCTGGCGTTTTTGCGCACGTTGCCCGGCACCTGGGAGATCAAGATGACCGGGGGGGAGC
Above is a genomic segment from Myxococcales bacterium containing:
- a CDS encoding radical SAM protein translates to MSAPGTQRLASLDDGIVRLGPQTVHIDVTNSCNVDCVTCWDHSPHLHTPKPTAWKRTRVEPMAVRALLDDIQSLGGLEAVIVSGMGEPFTHPEIYDILADLKTRGLHVTIITNLLAADPERLIALGIDALLIGVHGASEASYLAFHPSWNPQHWQRLHDSLARLAAAGRRDKHVHVICAPNAHELVAMIEQAARYGAERVNFKLASLRNGTEAVALTEAQRARLLAHDVDAAQARAEVLGVPTNLEVLRRQLALGDLATAPFEETGCFIGYHYSRITVDGSVLYCCNTRVQVGTLAQAPFSALWKGDAWQALRAQLRSGQYFPGCEQCGKWNQNVKLSARFRAVYGEDRWRQAAGHGPAAAPVPLRLKVLP